GGCATCGATACCGCGCAAGCAGCGCTGGCAGGTGGTGCGGAACTGGTTGAGCCAGGTGCGGACGTCCTTGGCGGTGAGCTTGGTGAGCTTCTTCTTACCCAGGCCGGGGATCAGGTACCGGTCGACGCAGGCGGCGTATCGCGTGTGGGTGTTCTCGAGGAGCTGGTAGACGACGACGTTCTCAAGCCAGTACGTCAGGTACGCGGCCACGCCGCCCTGCGCGGAATGGGAAGGCCGCGGTTGCTGGCGGCGATCTTCTCGGTGAGCTTGGCCAGGGCTTCCTTCCTGGTGGTGCCGTTGACGCGGACGCGGCGACGGGTGTTGCCCGGTGCGAGGACGTAGCCGGCGGCTTCCCAGCGGCCGTCCTTGCGCTGGTAGAGGGTTCCGTCACCGTTGGCGCGGGTACGGCGGGAGGGGCTGGTGTCGCGGGGCGTGGTCAACAGGCGGCTTCCTGGTCGAGGTGGGTGTGGATGAAGTCGGCCAGCGCATAGGCGGGGATGAGGCGGTTGAGGCCGAGGGTGATCGAGGCGAGCTGGCGGGTGCGGAGCAGGTCGTAGATGGCGGAGCGGTCGAGCTGGAGGCGCTGTGCCGCTCGAAAATACGATTCAGCTCTGTGAGCTGCGGCGATGCGGTGCGGTCAGGCAGCGTGACGGTATTCGTTTATCAGACCGTCGAGGACAGGTTGTCGCTGGATTCGATGGGCTTGGAGGTCGGCAACAGTGGTCGGGACGGGCGGTTCGGTGCTGTCTGGAGGTAGTTGCTGCCGAGATTGATGGGGGCGGTGTTGGTTGTAGTGCCTGATGTAAGCGGTGAGTACTGCGTGGGCGTGATTCGCGTTGTAGATGAGGATCAGGTCGAGGATCTCGCGGCGTAGGGTGCCGACGACTCTCTCGCAGACCGCGTTCGCTCTCGGTGCC
This genomic interval from Streptomyces asiaticus contains the following:
- a CDS encoding DNA-binding protein; this translates as MAAAHRAESYFRAAQRLQLDRSAIYDLLRTRQLASITLGLNRLIPAYALADFIHTHLDQEAAC